In Leptospira bouyouniensis, the following proteins share a genomic window:
- a CDS encoding flavin reductase family protein: MKTFPFIYNEPREFLSFLQPKEWANFFLGELNPRFSVTATKAKVIEVKEETSDTKTFVLKPNWLWKGFVSGQHVPVTVEIAGRRVTRFYSLSSHPNDRYLQITVKRQKGGLVSNFLNQNIKKGDILELGEASGEFVLPKDLPKELLFLAGGSGITPIHSILKDLQTLNYNGKVTLLYFVRSFEDIIFKSSFDLMQKNVSWLTVHYVFSDTPKEGYASGFLTKEILEKYVPNLKSSSVYVCGPSPMQTKALSLLEGLPIKSELFLLPGQNVTKVKKEGTVDVFLTLSHKTIQVKGERSLLEELEEQGIYPQSGCRMGICHTCVCKKQTGSITDLSNGETSQLGEENIQICVSRAESNLELEL, translated from the coding sequence ATGAAAACATTTCCTTTTATCTACAACGAACCACGGGAATTTTTAAGTTTCCTACAACCCAAAGAGTGGGCGAATTTTTTCTTAGGAGAATTGAACCCAAGGTTCTCTGTCACCGCGACCAAGGCAAAAGTCATCGAGGTAAAAGAAGAAACTTCTGACACTAAAACTTTTGTGTTAAAACCAAACTGGCTTTGGAAGGGATTTGTTTCAGGCCAACATGTGCCAGTGACTGTTGAGATCGCCGGCCGTAGGGTCACTCGATTTTATAGCCTCTCGTCTCATCCCAATGATCGATATCTACAAATCACAGTCAAACGCCAAAAAGGTGGACTTGTATCAAACTTTCTGAACCAAAATATCAAAAAAGGTGATATTCTGGAACTGGGAGAAGCTTCTGGTGAATTTGTCCTTCCGAAAGACCTTCCCAAGGAATTATTGTTTCTAGCGGGTGGTAGTGGTATCACACCAATTCACTCCATTCTGAAAGACTTACAAACGTTAAATTACAATGGTAAAGTGACCCTTTTGTATTTTGTAAGATCTTTTGAAGATATAATATTCAAATCCTCCTTCGATTTGATGCAAAAAAATGTTAGTTGGTTAACTGTACATTATGTATTTTCAGATACTCCAAAAGAAGGTTATGCTTCTGGATTTTTGACAAAAGAAATTTTAGAGAAGTATGTTCCAAACTTAAAATCATCTTCTGTGTATGTTTGTGGTCCTTCACCTATGCAAACTAAGGCTTTGTCATTATTAGAAGGATTACCCATCAAATCCGAACTATTCTTATTACCTGGTCAAAATGTAACAAAAGTTAAAAAAGAAGGAACTGTTGATGTATTTTTAACTTTGAGTCACAAAACAATCCAAGTAAAGGGGGAACGTTCCCTTTTGGAAGAGTTAGAAGAACAAGGAATTTATCCACAAAGTGGATGCCGAATGGGTATCTGTCATACTTGTGTTTGTAAAAAACAAACTGGTTCTATCACGGATTTATCTAATGGAGAAACTTCACAGTTAGGTGAAGAAAATATCCAAATCTGCGTTTCAAGAGCTGAATCTAATTTGGAATTGGAACTTTAA
- a CDS encoding dienelactone hydrolase family protein, with protein MKLFLSLLTTLFLLQCSTLPTAELPVKSTITGSPLEYKLDGKTYEGFIAMDSKMTGKRPGILVIHEWWGVNEYPKQRAKQLADLGYVAFVMDVYGKGILAKDHVEAGKLSSANGEPKILLKKIYKAIEILKSNPNVDPNQIGAIGYCFGGGGVIELALDGADLKGGVVSFHGFLGSKNLATGVKKLKTKVLVHHGAEDPFIPKNSVDTFVKTVTEAKAPVTFVSHPGAVHGFTRPGSEKHGLPGLSYNEKADYASFESMKDFFAKNFK; from the coding sequence ATGAAACTATTCCTTTCTTTGTTAACAACATTGTTTTTATTACAATGTAGTACTTTGCCAACGGCAGAACTTCCCGTCAAATCGACGATCACAGGTAGTCCCCTAGAATATAAATTGGATGGAAAAACTTACGAAGGTTTTATCGCAATGGATTCAAAAATGACTGGTAAAAGACCTGGAATCCTTGTGATCCATGAATGGTGGGGTGTCAATGAGTATCCTAAACAAAGGGCAAAACAATTGGCTGACCTAGGGTATGTTGCCTTTGTGATGGATGTTTATGGAAAAGGAATTTTAGCAAAAGACCATGTTGAAGCTGGAAAACTTTCTAGCGCAAACGGCGAACCAAAAATACTCCTTAAAAAAATCTACAAAGCTATTGAAATTTTAAAATCAAATCCGAATGTTGATCCGAATCAAATTGGAGCGATTGGATATTGTTTTGGAGGTGGAGGAGTCATTGAGCTTGCGTTAGATGGAGCAGATTTAAAAGGTGGAGTTGTATCATTCCATGGATTTTTAGGAAGTAAAAATTTAGCCACTGGGGTTAAAAAATTGAAAACCAAAGTTTTAGTCCACCACGGTGCCGAAGATCCATTTATTCCAAAAAACTCAGTCGATACATTTGTAAAAACAGTTACAGAAGCGAAAGCTCCTGTAACATTTGTAAGTCATCCTGGAGCGGTTCATGGTTTCACAAGACCTGGCTCCGAAAAACACGGATTACCAGGGCTGTCTTATAATGAAAAAGCTGACTATGCTTCTTTCGAAAGTATGAAAGATTTTTTTGCGAAAAATTTTAAATAA
- a CDS encoding efflux RND transporter periplasmic adaptor subunit produces the protein MNKNVKLLLLSSFLIIIAFFYWQSRQKKSIQIIDAEEKDTLHLTKDQKKEIVIDIETVGLSQIHTNIELIGETESVPDDIMDVPARISGRVTSVYFVEGDTIKKGQKLAVIDSPELAKLRSTYLVSKSKFNAAEQNLNRINSLVKMNLAAKQELIDAEANMKVIESEKISAEENLRAIGLGISDSSTGQYIVYSPRSGLALSRNAVPGSIVSANQILTTIANLDNLWFQAKIYENDLKHLTEGISAKVILNAYPDLIFQGKLEHIGEKVDPESRTVHARVVFKNQNRKAKIGLFGKAILNVNERTGIQISESTIQSYQNSKFVFVESSQENYKWIEVTTGSTDNQKTEVLSGLKEGDKVVTKGAFELKAILFKDTFGGE, from the coding sequence ATGAATAAAAATGTAAAATTATTATTACTATCTAGCTTTCTAATCATCATAGCCTTTTTTTATTGGCAATCACGTCAAAAAAAGTCCATCCAAATCATTGATGCTGAAGAGAAGGACACACTCCATCTCACAAAAGACCAAAAAAAAGAAATCGTAATCGATATAGAAACTGTTGGTTTATCGCAAATTCATACCAATATTGAATTAATCGGTGAAACTGAATCGGTTCCCGATGACATTATGGATGTCCCCGCGAGAATTTCAGGAAGAGTCACTTCCGTGTACTTTGTGGAAGGAGATACGATAAAAAAAGGTCAAAAATTAGCAGTGATTGATTCACCAGAACTAGCCAAACTTAGATCAACTTATTTGGTATCAAAATCTAAATTTAATGCAGCAGAACAAAATTTAAATAGAATTAATTCACTCGTAAAAATGAATTTAGCAGCAAAACAGGAATTAATTGATGCTGAAGCAAATATGAAGGTAATTGAATCAGAAAAAATCTCTGCAGAAGAAAATTTACGCGCTATTGGTTTAGGTATCAGTGATTCATCAACCGGTCAGTACATTGTATATTCTCCAAGATCTGGATTAGCCCTTTCAAGAAATGCTGTTCCTGGTTCAATCGTTTCTGCCAACCAAATATTGACGACAATTGCAAATCTTGACAACCTTTGGTTTCAAGCCAAAATTTATGAAAACGATCTCAAACATTTGACAGAAGGAATATCTGCTAAAGTGATTTTGAATGCCTATCCAGATTTAATTTTCCAAGGTAAACTTGAACATATAGGCGAAAAAGTAGATCCAGAGTCGCGCACTGTTCATGCCCGTGTAGTATTTAAAAATCAAAACAGAAAAGCAAAAATTGGTTTGTTTGGAAAAGCAATTCTCAATGTGAATGAGAGAACTGGAATTCAAATCTCTGAATCGACTATCCAATCTTACCAAAATTCTAAATTTGTTTTTGTTGAATCATCTCAAGAAAATTACAAATGGATCGAAGTAACTACAGGTTCAACAGACAATCAAAAAACTGAAGTTTTAAGTGGACTAAAAGAAGGTGATAAAGTTGTAACAAAAGGTGCATTCGAACTTAAAGCAATTTTGTTCAAAGATACGTTTGGTGGAGAGTGA
- a CDS encoding acyl-CoA dehydrogenase family protein — protein sequence MIQNNYFLSNEDLKEHFYELIDWNEIVPIYENQFSDAKLFESTKNTKLEMAPTNVDEAISYYEEILKSCGEISGMYVSQVASTVDSKGLKFENGVVTHPKEMEEVIQMYHDAGLGPAAFKRKYGGLGVPSIIKAMIAEIMYRSDSSITIAVGSMGLAAILEVCASEEMKNEWIPKLISGNYTVTMGLSEPDFGSDLPNITTKASKNGDGWLLNGTKRFQTVACGINGGPGITLTLARTGTQESGARGLSFFIVENKDYVVQGIEKKLGIKASATCETVFENSKGHLVGKEGFGLVKYVMGMLNGARLSVSSQGTGIVTAAFEESFKYANERIQFGKPIYEIPAVRRMLDRMEREQAGMRCLMVEAAYSVDKYYWFEDGREVTSEESKSAKFWEKVANTLTPISKYYNSEMCNDLVYDGLQVLGGAGYTEDYDLSRLYRDARITNIYDGTTQIQVNAAIGGITSGMSVTGTFRAYLDHLSQGSETNIKLKEIREAFESIVETYKSIQDQSTKEAYSFEVVESAARVIIGYLLERSKNKSKSRKEIRTKWSKEFHNDSFAILSANLIKLKSI from the coding sequence ATGATCCAAAACAATTATTTTCTTAGCAACGAAGACCTTAAGGAACATTTCTACGAACTAATCGATTGGAATGAAATTGTCCCAATCTATGAAAACCAATTTTCCGACGCAAAACTTTTTGAATCTACAAAAAATACAAAACTAGAAATGGCACCAACTAACGTTGATGAAGCCATATCATATTATGAAGAGATTTTAAAATCATGTGGTGAAATTAGTGGGATGTATGTTTCGCAAGTTGCTTCCACTGTTGATTCGAAAGGATTAAAATTTGAAAACGGTGTAGTAACTCATCCTAAAGAAATGGAAGAAGTCATTCAGATGTATCACGATGCAGGACTTGGTCCTGCAGCTTTCAAAAGAAAATACGGTGGATTAGGTGTTCCGAGTATCATCAAAGCTATGATAGCCGAGATTATGTATCGATCCGATAGTTCGATTACCATCGCAGTTGGAAGTATGGGTCTTGCAGCAATCTTAGAAGTATGTGCTTCAGAAGAAATGAAAAACGAATGGATTCCGAAACTTATTTCGGGTAATTATACTGTAACGATGGGATTATCGGAACCAGACTTTGGCTCAGACCTTCCAAACATCACGACAAAAGCTTCAAAAAATGGTGATGGCTGGTTATTAAATGGAACGAAAAGATTCCAAACGGTTGCTTGTGGTATCAATGGTGGCCCTGGAATCACTCTCACTTTGGCAAGGACTGGCACACAAGAAAGTGGTGCTAGAGGACTTTCTTTCTTTATCGTTGAGAACAAAGATTATGTAGTTCAAGGCATTGAAAAAAAATTAGGAATCAAAGCTTCTGCCACTTGTGAGACTGTTTTTGAAAATAGTAAAGGTCATTTAGTTGGAAAAGAAGGTTTTGGATTAGTGAAATATGTAATGGGAATGTTGAACGGAGCAAGACTCAGTGTATCAAGCCAAGGCACAGGCATTGTTACCGCGGCATTTGAAGAATCTTTCAAATATGCAAATGAAAGAATACAATTCGGAAAACCAATTTATGAAATCCCGGCCGTACGGAGAATGTTAGATCGTATGGAAAGAGAACAAGCAGGAATGCGTTGTTTAATGGTTGAAGCAGCATATTCAGTAGATAAATATTATTGGTTTGAAGATGGTAGAGAAGTTACTTCAGAAGAAAGTAAATCTGCAAAATTCTGGGAAAAAGTAGCGAATACTCTCACGCCGATATCAAAGTATTACAATTCAGAAATGTGTAATGATTTGGTATATGATGGTTTACAGGTATTAGGTGGTGCTGGATACACAGAAGATTATGATCTTTCCAGATTGTACCGTGATGCTCGTATTACAAATATATATGATGGTACCACACAAATCCAAGTCAACGCTGCTATCGGTGGAATCACTTCGGGAATGAGTGTCACTGGGACATTCCGAGCTTATTTGGACCACTTGTCTCAAGGAAGTGAAACAAACATAAAGTTGAAGGAAATTCGTGAAGCTTTTGAGTCAATCGTAGAAACCTATAAATCGATCCAAGACCAAAGCACAAAAGAAGCTTATAGTTTCGAAGTCGTAGAATCTGCAGCAAGAGTCATCATTGGTTATCTATTGGAAAGAAGTAAAAATAAATCAAAATCAAGAAAGGAAATCCGAACCAAATGGAGCAAAGAATTTCATAACGATAGTTTTGCGATTCTTTCTGCCAATCTTATCAAACTAAAATCCATATAA
- a CDS encoding fatty acid desaturase family protein: protein MRTISKKLNKEEIEAFGKEVDSLREEVMAKVGKEDADHIRFIYKTYRYTEVLGRGLIHFSFEPISFIAGTLLLSISKIINNMELGHNVLHGQYDWMNDPRFNSRTFEWDIVCNAHQWKFYHNYMHHTYTNVLNKDHDYGYNFTRLTEAQKWKPVHLTQPFTNMFLAMNFQWGIGAHGYRVEYLETPKKLRKKKTLKDYKALFFKKIELQLLKDYILFPALAGLNFPKVILGNMLANLIRNLWTYAVIFCGHFTENAESFTTDEIVGETKAQWYLRQLKGSSNLDGNNLFYTMTGHLSHQIEHHMFPDMPAKRYREVAPRLKEICAKYGQHYNTGSFVKQFASVWKRIIAYSFPDHIATKVMGKRKKYLEPTVVLNQPSFQVSLSTEEKAVTLT, encoded by the coding sequence ATGAGAACGATTAGCAAAAAATTAAACAAAGAAGAAATTGAAGCATTTGGTAAAGAAGTAGATTCACTTCGCGAAGAAGTAATGGCGAAAGTTGGAAAAGAAGATGCAGATCATATTCGGTTTATTTATAAAACTTACCGATATACTGAAGTTTTGGGAAGGGGTTTAATTCACTTTAGTTTTGAACCGATTTCCTTTATTGCAGGCACATTGTTGTTATCCATTTCCAAAATCATCAACAATATGGAGCTTGGCCATAACGTATTACATGGGCAGTATGATTGGATGAATGATCCGCGATTCAACTCAAGAACTTTTGAATGGGACATTGTTTGTAATGCTCACCAATGGAAATTTTACCATAATTATATGCACCATACATATACGAATGTTCTGAACAAAGACCATGATTATGGGTATAATTTTACAAGATTAACAGAAGCACAAAAATGGAAACCGGTTCACCTAACACAACCATTCACAAATATGTTTTTAGCAATGAACTTCCAATGGGGAATTGGAGCTCATGGATACCGTGTTGAATATTTGGAAACTCCAAAAAAACTGAGAAAGAAAAAAACACTTAAAGATTATAAAGCTTTATTCTTTAAAAAGATAGAATTGCAACTTTTAAAAGATTATATTTTGTTTCCAGCACTTGCAGGTTTAAATTTTCCAAAAGTGATTTTAGGGAACATGTTAGCAAATTTGATTCGCAACCTTTGGACATATGCAGTTATTTTTTGTGGTCATTTTACTGAAAATGCAGAGTCATTCACTACCGATGAAATCGTTGGTGAAACAAAAGCACAATGGTATTTGAGACAATTAAAAGGTTCATCTAACTTGGATGGTAACAATTTGTTTTACACTATGACTGGTCATTTGAGCCACCAAATCGAACACCATATGTTCCCTGACATGCCTGCAAAACGATACCGTGAAGTAGCTCCACGATTGAAAGAAATTTGTGCAAAGTATGGGCAACATTATAACACTGGAAGTTTCGTAAAACAATTTGCATCTGTTTGGAAACGAATCATTGCATATTCTTTTCCAGATCATATCGCAACCAAAGTGATGGGAAAACGTAAAAAGTATTTAGAACCAACTGTAGTTTTAAACCAACCAAGTTTTCAAGTATCTCTTTCTACTGAAGAGAAAGCTGTAACACTTACTTAA
- a CDS encoding TolC family protein — MFLFYKLEKSKYFLSGFILLIFTFQFSELKSEENFGKPCPKVIAMMELSECIVKRHPDYQLEEIKLKEISGRKKIASYFFPSNPNFTGYIANRKGETSTPLFGQSSTTASNFQVMVNQEIYTNGKREIAIQIADEEFRAQVFRLESVKRILEFEALKKITRFRYLFLEKENSLNSLNLVSELKKVSKARINEGLSPGIDESLSESEEIRIFKIWNQTHRLYENAKSELEVLLGFAFDPSDLISYHWKLPNQFPTEKSELVKTAMQYRPEVFLTEKEIEIALLRHNEVRKQKIPNVSLGAFAQNDGFNERVIGGMITLPLIIWRDYEGESIITSSKIESSKVLKESVSRNIKQEVLYALTNYITLSEEIKLYDENKMGRAESDLKNLQEAIRFGKIKIIDAINHQRILLQTKLNYLNTKSEYEVSQIELVRVLGLSSNIMEIQP; from the coding sequence ATGTTTTTATTTTATAAATTAGAGAAATCTAAGTATTTTTTATCTGGATTCATTCTGCTGATTTTTACATTCCAATTTTCGGAATTAAAATCAGAGGAGAATTTTGGAAAACCATGCCCAAAAGTGATAGCAATGATGGAATTGAGCGAATGCATTGTGAAACGCCATCCAGACTATCAACTTGAAGAAATCAAACTGAAAGAGATTTCAGGAAGAAAAAAAATAGCTTCATATTTTTTTCCATCAAATCCAAATTTTACAGGCTACATTGCGAATCGAAAGGGAGAAACATCAACTCCATTATTCGGACAATCTTCGACCACTGCTAGTAACTTTCAAGTTATGGTGAACCAAGAAATCTATACAAATGGAAAAAGGGAAATCGCAATCCAAATTGCAGATGAAGAATTTAGAGCACAAGTATTTCGGTTAGAAAGTGTAAAACGAATTTTAGAATTTGAAGCACTGAAAAAAATTACACGTTTTCGTTACCTATTCTTAGAAAAGGAAAATAGTTTAAATAGCTTAAACTTAGTTTCAGAACTTAAAAAAGTTTCAAAAGCGAGAATCAATGAAGGTCTTTCTCCTGGTATTGATGAATCACTTTCCGAATCCGAAGAAATACGTATTTTCAAAATATGGAACCAAACACATAGGTTATATGAAAATGCAAAATCAGAACTAGAAGTTTTATTAGGGTTTGCATTTGATCCGAGTGATTTGATCTCTTACCATTGGAAACTACCCAACCAATTTCCAACTGAAAAATCTGAATTGGTTAAAACTGCGATGCAGTATAGACCTGAAGTATTTTTAACTGAAAAGGAAATTGAAATTGCACTACTACGTCATAATGAAGTACGAAAACAAAAAATTCCCAATGTGAGTTTAGGCGCTTTTGCTCAAAACGATGGTTTTAATGAACGAGTTATCGGAGGAATGATAACACTTCCACTCATCATTTGGAGAGATTACGAAGGTGAATCGATTATCACCTCTTCGAAAATAGAAAGTTCCAAAGTTTTGAAAGAATCTGTATCACGAAATATAAAACAAGAAGTGTTATACGCATTAACTAATTATATTACTCTTTCTGAGGAAATAAAACTCTATGATGAAAATAAGATGGGAAGGGCAGAATCTGATTTAAAAAATCTTCAAGAAGCCATCAGATTTGGGAAAATAAAAATCATAGATGCTATCAACCACCAAAGAATTTTGTTACAAACTAAATTAAATTATCTAAATACTAAATCAGAGTATGAAGTATCACAAATCGAATTAGTTCGAGTACTTGGTTTATCCTCAAACATTATGGAAATTCAACCATGA
- a CDS encoding efflux RND transporter permease subunit: MELLTKLVHFSLHNRLLIIIFTTLLLFGGFYSLKHLKVDAVPDITNVQVQIITTSPSLSTLEIEQYITLPVERAITGIPNLMEVRSVSRYGFSLVTAVFSEGTDLYKSRQLVSEKLNEASENIPSIYGKPVIGPITTGLGEVFQFTIESNFHSQMELATYLNWYINPTLKTVPGIVEVNSFGGKTKQYQIIVDSLKAASLGISFNQIVNSIQSNNLSTGSGYIEKSNEQLIIGSDGLLKSIADFEKIQIGKMKDGFPIYLSSVAKIIEGPRLRKGAATSSGKSEVVGAVTLMLLGENSLQVTKSVKEKITQIEKTLPSGMKIKPYYDRSIMVSNTLKTIVWNLSEGALLVILILFLMIGDFRSGLVIASVIPLAMLIAISLMFIRDLPANLMSMGAIDFGLIVDGAVILIENSHRHLGLKVKELKRALTASEKKDTILNATIEVRKATIYGEIIIGIVYIPILTLSGTEGKMFIPMATTVLFALIGSFILTLTVIPVLASLFLHSDIKEESKTILFQKIQNWYVPKLEYCFKSPNKIMYSTIGLFIISIFMFFRLGGEFLPKLDEGNLLIEVSRYPSTTLTESLSSSTKIEKAILKEIPEITEIVSRTGSPELAIEPMGVEKTDMYLNMKPRSEWSLSKSEIETKLSEIIERVSPQVAYGLSQPIEMRNNEIMAGIRADVGIKVFGDDLIQLKLIAEEISSKIKNLEGVADLRIEQLYGLEYLRIKPNREKLARYNLNILDINRITESFSSGVPAGIVYEGMKRFEIVVKTEINSDPNQIRNTPVNVGQNQFAPFHELAEIKIEDGPVQIYHQNQNRYALVQFNIRGSDMVSTVGLVKKVLENDIKFPAGYYFTLGGEFEKFESATNTLLVVVPITLLIIFLILYFAFNEVSAAFIIFLNVPFAITGGILALYVRNLPFSISAGVGFIALFGIAVLNGLVLISFIKSLENSGKKLEDAIKEAAISRLRPVLTTALLASIGFIPMAISTSPGAEVQRPLATVVIGGLITASGLTLFVLPIVYLKFFAKKSFILSKEA, translated from the coding sequence ATGGAATTATTAACTAAACTCGTTCACTTTTCACTTCATAATCGTTTATTAATTATCATATTTACCACATTACTACTATTTGGTGGATTTTATTCATTAAAACATCTAAAAGTAGATGCTGTACCGGATATTACAAATGTTCAGGTTCAAATCATTACTACATCTCCTTCTTTATCTACATTGGAAATTGAACAATATATAACTTTGCCTGTAGAAAGAGCCATCACTGGAATTCCAAATTTAATGGAAGTTAGATCTGTGTCACGATATGGATTTTCGTTAGTGACTGCAGTTTTTTCCGAAGGAACAGATTTGTATAAAAGTAGACAATTGGTGAGCGAAAAATTAAACGAAGCATCCGAAAATATTCCATCTATTTATGGGAAACCTGTCATCGGGCCAATCACTACAGGTCTTGGCGAAGTATTTCAGTTTACAATTGAAAGTAACTTTCATAGCCAAATGGAATTGGCAACTTATTTGAATTGGTATATCAATCCTACATTAAAAACTGTACCAGGTATCGTTGAAGTAAATAGTTTTGGAGGAAAAACTAAACAATACCAAATCATTGTGGATTCACTGAAGGCTGCATCACTTGGCATTTCCTTTAATCAAATCGTAAATTCAATCCAATCTAATAATTTATCAACTGGAAGTGGTTATATTGAAAAATCAAATGAACAACTGATTATCGGTAGTGACGGACTTTTAAAATCAATTGCAGATTTTGAAAAAATTCAAATTGGCAAAATGAAAGATGGATTTCCAATTTATCTAAGTTCAGTAGCAAAGATAATTGAAGGTCCAAGATTAAGAAAAGGAGCTGCTACCTCATCAGGTAAATCGGAGGTTGTTGGGGCAGTAACCTTAATGTTACTTGGAGAAAATTCTCTTCAAGTCACGAAGTCCGTAAAAGAAAAAATCACCCAGATTGAAAAAACCTTACCAAGTGGTATGAAAATCAAACCATATTATGATCGATCGATAATGGTTTCAAATACATTGAAAACAATTGTATGGAATCTTTCTGAAGGTGCCCTTTTAGTGATTCTTATTTTGTTTTTGATGATTGGAGATTTTCGTTCAGGACTCGTAATCGCTTCCGTGATCCCACTAGCTATGTTGATTGCAATATCTCTAATGTTTATCAGAGATTTGCCAGCTAATTTGATGTCCATGGGTGCTATTGATTTTGGATTAATCGTAGATGGGGCAGTCATTCTAATTGAAAACTCACATAGGCATTTAGGTTTAAAAGTTAAAGAACTTAAACGCGCACTTACAGCTTCAGAAAAAAAAGACACTATCCTCAATGCAACGATTGAAGTGAGAAAAGCAACTATTTATGGAGAAATCATCATTGGTATCGTTTATATTCCAATCCTTACACTCAGTGGAACTGAAGGCAAAATGTTTATACCAATGGCGACTACAGTATTATTCGCATTGATTGGTTCGTTTATATTGACTCTCACAGTGATTCCAGTATTGGCATCACTCTTCTTGCATTCCGATATAAAAGAAGAATCTAAAACAATTTTATTTCAAAAAATTCAAAATTGGTATGTACCGAAACTTGAATACTGTTTTAAATCACCAAATAAAATTATGTACTCAACAATTGGATTATTTATCATTTCTATTTTTATGTTTTTTAGACTCGGAGGAGAATTTTTGCCTAAACTAGATGAAGGAAACTTACTAATTGAAGTTAGCCGATACCCTTCAACGACTCTAACTGAATCATTATCATCATCTACAAAAATTGAAAAAGCAATCTTAAAAGAAATTCCTGAAATAACGGAAATTGTTTCCAGAACTGGATCTCCTGAACTTGCCATTGAACCTATGGGAGTCGAAAAAACTGATATGTATTTAAATATGAAACCAAGGTCCGAATGGAGTCTTTCAAAATCCGAAATTGAAACCAAATTGTCAGAGATCATCGAACGAGTTTCACCACAAGTAGCGTATGGATTATCTCAGCCAATTGAAATGAGAAATAATGAAATCATGGCTGGAATCAGAGCTGACGTTGGAATTAAAGTCTTTGGTGATGACTTGATTCAATTAAAATTAATTGCAGAAGAAATCTCCTCAAAAATTAAAAATCTTGAAGGAGTCGCTGATCTTAGAATTGAACAATTGTATGGTTTAGAATATTTAAGAATCAAACCCAATCGAGAGAAATTAGCTAGATATAATTTAAATATTTTAGATATCAATCGTATCACAGAATCTTTTTCATCAGGTGTTCCTGCTGGAATTGTATATGAAGGGATGAAACGTTTTGAAATTGTTGTTAAAACTGAGATCAATTCAGATCCAAATCAAATCCGCAATACACCAGTAAATGTAGGTCAAAATCAATTTGCGCCATTTCATGAATTGGCTGAGATCAAAATTGAAGATGGACCAGTTCAAATTTACCATCAAAACCAAAATCGTTATGCTCTTGTTCAATTTAATATTAGAGGAAGTGATATGGTAAGCACGGTTGGGTTAGTAAAAAAGGTTTTAGAAAATGATATCAAATTCCCAGCTGGATATTATTTTACACTCGGAGGAGAATTTGAAAAATTCGAATCAGCCACAAATACATTGTTAGTTGTTGTGCCGATCACTTTGTTGATTATATTTTTGATTTTGTATTTTGCATTTAATGAAGTTTCAGCTGCATTTATTATTTTCTTAAATGTTCCATTTGCAATTACTGGCGGCATTTTGGCACTATACGTACGTAACTTACCTTTTAGTATATCGGCTGGAGTTGGTTTTATCGCATTATTTGGAATCGCAGTTTTAAATGGTCTGGTTCTTATCAGTTTTATCAAATCTTTAGAAAACAGTGGTAAAAAACTGGAAGACGCAATTAAAGAAGCGGCCATCTCTCGGTTAAGGCCAGTTTTGACAACAGCACTACTTGCTTCGATTGGATTCATTCCAATGGCAATTAGTACATCACCAGGGGCGGAAGTACAAAGACCATTGGCTACTGTTGTTATAGGAGGGTTAATCACTGCTAGTGGCTTAACCCTCTTTGTTTTACCAATTGTTTATTTAAAATTTTTCGCAAAAAAATCTTTCATACTTTCGAAAGAAGCATAG